From the genome of Tachypleus tridentatus isolate NWPU-2018 chromosome 6, ASM421037v1, whole genome shotgun sequence:
tctaaTATATccaatatgtaatatttatatttaagtaaaaaggAAAGCTTTAaaggaatatttgtttgtttgtcgcaAAACTGTTACGGTTAACTGTCGTCTTCCATACTTCTAAACTGCTGAACAGAGAGAAGGCAACCGCCTGACAACATCTACTGCCATCACTTGGGCTACCTTTTTCTAATGCATAACGGAATTTACCACTATTTTacaacgccccatggctgaaatggtgagcatgtttagcgtcgGGCTTATATCCCAAACTATATATTGTAAGTCGAGCGCCATACCCTCAGTCGTGCTATGTCTTTAAGGAAATAACTTTCTTCTTGTTCTATCATGACCATAATCCCAATTAGTGTGAAGTCGTCCGAAACGACGGTAAGCCAAGACTTTTTACATCCAGATGGTTGTTAGTAGTTATAAAGGATGAGAGTGTTtggtgacggatattcgaactcgtgacccccAGATTGTaagttgagcgctctaaccaccaggccatattAGGCTCTCTTTTAAGAAGAAAGATTTTactaatattagaaattaacaacCTTATAATCCCAAAATTTTGTTCCTATTTAATTAGACAATCAGCATTTCGTTTTATAGCTTCTTCAGGGGCATTCTCTTAAACACAAACCATAATTGATTACACAAAGCTTCAAATGTGGTATTAAcaggaatgtcatattttatttctagtttttgccaaatgttgattcagcaaaaaaataaccaacatttggcaaaactccAAATGGTTTATTTATACCTTTTCTGAATAACTGGAGAGAGAGACCTTTAAGATATCTCTCGATAGTTCTGTATCGAAATAAAATTCAGTCTAAGAGTGACTTAAAACAAAGAGCTCTAAAACCTACATGAAATATTGCTAAGATCTCAAAAACATAGAAACACATTTAACACTTTTTTCTTCTCTAGGCGCACACGCTATTTACGTCACCAAGGGCTACTCCCAAGTCAATAAGTGATGTCAATCCGTTAGGCGACCACCCTGTTTGGATAGAAAAGAAATCATTGTCGCTATTTACAGTGTTTTTTCATGCTACGGTAATTCTTTTTAATGGGGACCACAAGTAACAACTTGGACGATTCAGCCAATACCGTGAATAGTAAATAAGGTATCTGGTAGCtaagggaaaaaaaataaaatattgtaggtTCACttatcacaaataaaaaataactaaataatacacTGACATCTCAATAACTGACTAACAAACTCAATCACAGAACAAGTCACTCTAACTGATACAGTAATGAAATACTGCCTTGGGTTCCCAAATTGGGAACTGCAAGAATGTGTCGAAGATGGGTCATAGAAAATGAACAGAACTGTATGAAAAAGGACAATTGGTATGTGAAGTTAGAAAGTGGaatcaacaaattttaaaatgtaattgttatacatgTTGCTTGTACTGATACctgtaatatttaattgtttcatcatttaaaaaataaaatttaagtattgtaagaaaaatatctttatagTTCCCATTGATAATGCTAATTgcaattttggttttagttataaaatgtttaatgcattaattattataaataaaacaatagcacgtaaacatttaaatttaccTAATTCAAATATACaatagttaataattttattcttcaaaGTATTATAACTACATAATTATTAAGATTTTGTAAAAGttctaataaattacaatatttcattattaatgttgaaatactgatacgcAAATTAACATTCAAtggatttaataaataataataattgtaccACCAAATTCTGTAAGAAACATAGGGCCACAAACACTTGCGGTTTCAGTAACAGactggtttttaagtgagtaggttgttagtctACTGCACAATCACCAAATAGGAGGACCTTATCTctgcccaccgagggaaatcgaacctctgattttagcgttgtaaatccggagacataccgctggactagcgggggACAAAGAAGCACAAATAAAGGACTTTTTGCAGGAAGTTTCCGatacatattttcagtttttaatgagATGGTTTTAATAACTTGACACTATTTTCATGCGGATTAACACCATATTGCATATAAAGGATTGTGTGAAGTATGAAAATTAGTAGTTACGGTGGATTTAGTGATGTTGGAAAGATGTAAAACGTGTTTATTTAGATAACATGgttgattttctttatattttttaatttattatttataatttgtattgtaattccttttcatttaatttattataattttttgtgaagCACAATATAAGCCCACATTGTTTATACTGTTTTGtatatgtagttttttttatttgtatatcatttttgtactgttttcttgatttaataaattcaaacttgtgtgatattaattaactcAGATAACTTGGACGGGCTTTTATAACTCCATGCTAGCATAATTTACCAACTGTGCTGCTAATAACTTGAATTAGTGATTTAAtagtgtaatattacagtgtGGGCTCAACTTTTTTGGTCACCTCCAACACCCAAGacacattttatattccacattataaCCTGTACCCTAGGGATCTTTGTAATTTATGCAGcgtgtttaatttaattttgatttttgctttgatttgttttattaattaaagtgttatttatcaTAGGTTTGGATTTGCTACGTTCTTCAGAGCCCTCCCTTTATATTTAATCTTGCTCAActgtttaagtattaattttcttatactatatttaaaaaaatcgttGTAATAAAACTCTCTAAATGAAACGaaaccaatacacacacacacacatatatatatataagacccAGCATGACCAGCTGCTTAGGGcatttgactcgcaatttgaggatcgcgggtttgctgtggggcgttataatgtaacagtcaatcccactattcctagtaaaagagaagcccgaGAACTAGCGGTGGATGATGATTACTCgctgctttctctcttgtcttgcactgcgaGATTAAGGATGGCTCGTGCATATAGTCTTCTTGTACTTTAGCgtgaattacaaacaaataagcaacaaacacatatataaatgtataaaatatattgttaataaatatatacgtgTTTTTACGATGTTAATCTAAGTACAGCTGGAGGAACAAAATTGAACtaaagtttctgtgtttaattatTTCCAGCGACTCTTTTACACTCAGTTCATTGTAATCACTTACGAACAGCTAATTCGGGCTCATTTCATAGGATACAAATGTTCTGTTACACACGATAgagtgtaatttttgttttgtattgcaTTTTTGAATGATTTTAAGAGTTACCTGACCGATATGGACACAGTTATATTCATATCTTTTTTTCCATAAATTCCATTTTTATTCAAGATTATTTTTCACTGAAGAAAAAAggtttcaaattttgttaaaagGTTTATGAACGATTTGATGGTCCGTCCACCGCGGTTCAAAATATTATGGAAATGGCATAGACAAATGCATCTGTCTTTCTGTGTAAACAGTTGGAGTACCGTGAGATCAAACCAATTCGTTTAATGAGATATCTTGTTAACAGCTTTATTAACGATTATCGGGTTGCATCCTTTATCTATGGCAGTGATTCTCAACCTTTTTTTACCCATGGACCCCTTTTCCCTTCTTTTTTTCTTGGTAGACCCCTTCATAACTATTGGTCATAAGAagacaatattctatttttcactaatataaattttgaggttttaataatcaaagaaatagtatataattaagctttatttttaactgaaaactaatttaatgcaaataaagtattctacaacaattataataataataatgataagaatgataattagtaataataataataataaaaattattgtgataataaTTCTTCACCAATATCTtgaattacaatattataatgtttcttcCATGGTCAAGCCCATGGAGATCAGAGCTCTTCAGGCAATTGAATTCACTGCAGCATTTATTTATGTACACTGGTTAAAATTTTTGATAAACCAGTTAAAGTTAAGTgtgtgatgagaaaaaaaaagagataggcATATTTATTCAATGAGATCCCTGTGGTTGATGCTGCTCGGCGAGTTTCTTTATATCTGGTTCCATCGATGTTAATGATAGTCGAAGATCACCTCTTTTCACAATGTCAAGTCTATTGCGAGCTTTTGATTACAGTTGAGAAACACGACTAAATCCCGATTGAACAAGATAAGATGTTGGAAAAGCAATAGCGTAGAGCTGTGCTTTATCCCAGAGCAAAGGGTACTTTGTAGCAACATCATTTGTCTTCCATACATTGTACTTTCCATCTTTGAATTTTGCACGCATTATTTCATCACTTTGTAATTCGATGAGAGACTCTTGCAAAGATATGTATATCTCGGCAACATTAACTTCGAAAGGAATTGAAACCCAAGTCGGTATAACCATCATGAGTAGGTCACTAAACCGAGTTTGCATATCTTCATGCATATTTTCCATATATTCACCATATAATGCAAGATCTTCATCTTGCAAATCGCTGCTAACAGAGGCCAAACAAGGAAACTGTTCAAATGCACGACGCCTGATATTATTCTTATACAACTGTAGTTTCCTCAGAAAAGCAGCAATAGCACTTTTACTAGATATCAGATCAGAATCTTTTCCTTGGAGCTGTTTATTAAGTGAattcaatttttcaaatatatttgataagaaaaacacatcaCGTTTATTTGCAAGCAGCTGTTCTCCAAGTTGTGTGTTAGCAAGAAAGGAAACAATAGAATCCCAAAGTGCAATGAAACGCTGAAGACAATTCCCCTTTAATAGCCATCTCACCTCTGTATGTAATACAAGCCGCTCAAACTCTTCTCCATTTTGCttacataattcatgaaaaagGCGATCTCGGAGAGAATTTGATTTAATATGGTTAACTACTTGTATTACGACAGTAAGGGCATCATGCAAACGTGCACTCATTTTCTTTGCAACTAAGTGTTGACGGTGTATCACGCAGTGAATACAAAATACTTCCGGGACAGCTTTTTTTAAATGTGCAATAAAACCTTTGTATCTGCCTGTCATAGATGGTGCACCATCAGTAGCACAAGCGATTATATTTTTGAGTGGAATATTGTTTTCCTGGAAATAAGTAACAacttcattaaaatttgtttcaccTTTTGTGTCTATCACAAGACTTCTAGCAAAAAGCATTTCCTCTTTGGGtccttcatcattgttaaatCTAACCTATGCTAATAAAATGGCCTCATTATCTCTTAAAGTGGATTCATCCAAGTTGAAGGGCAAACTGTTTCACTTGCAAATGGGCTATCAATTGTTTTTCTACATCCTCTGCCATTTCATCAATGCGTCGTGACACAGAAGAGTTGCTTAAAGGAATGGAATTAGTAATTTCACttgcattttgtttcataactgACGAAATTATAACAGACACTGCTGGTAGAATTACTGTTTCACCAACATTATGGGGTTTTCCTGCCTTTGCTATTATTTTGCTAATTTCATATGATGCCAGTAAACAATCACACATTTTAcacactttgttattaaacaaacacTGTTTTTCTGGCTTGGAAGTCATCACGAggttttttaaagtattctacTGCTCTATCTTTCTCTCCTGTGTGCTTCTTTTCTAGATGGATTTTTAGTTTACAAGGTTTCATACTATCATTTGAAAGTACATCCATACATATGAGGCACATTGGTTTCGTTTTATTATGTGGTGTTGGAATAAATCCGTAAGACAAATATTCAACGGAGTACTGTCGGCACTTCTTTTTACTTGGAGCAGCCATGGGATGtctgcaaaaaatatatatatatataaacgtacatacatatatatatatatataattaatatatatacagctGGTAATACAATTATTGCATTTCAtaatatctaactatatatattgccattcatttttagaaatttttcgacaaataaaacacatatttagaAACAGAGTGCATGGTAAATGTTCGAGGTAAAACTGGTAAATAGaaatgttatagttaaaataacttgaatgattaaaaaaaactatacaagtCATTCATTATTATCATTAGGGTCACCATTGACATTTTTAACTTCCTCAAAGCTGATAATTATATCAGATAACTGCCAAGATATgaattgatatttgaaatttgtatCAAAACGGGAAAAATTTGCCATTTTTCTCTTCAgtctttttatacttttatactgGGAAATAAGTTTTTTCATTATTGAAatgcagaaattaaaaaaaatacgaaAGAATGTCTGTACTAGGAACTTTTAATATCTCTTACCTTTTCACGATGGAGTTCAACGTTAAACTGAAGTGAACTGCTTGGGTCAAGTCGACATTTTAATAGATTTTCCCCTAGAAGGGTTTGACAGATCGAAGTATTTCCGGAATAAATTCCCTGAGGAGATTAGTATGGGAGGGCGAAGGTCAGACAGACAATATAATAGGAAAAGAACCGACTGCCTGAGGCGCATATTTAAAACCAGctcttattacttattttttctttttttattgctttCAAGGCAATTTTCTGGACATTTTTCAAAATCTAGAAAATACATCCAAATTCGTTTGAATGTCTACTTCAGCTTTTTTCATGTCCAACCAAAATTACAGcagaaattgaatttttaataataaaaaccattCTGAGTCGGTTTTCTTCATGGACCACCAAAATATCATTGTGGACCCCAAGTTATGTTTTGCAACAGGGTCCATGTTAGATCTATGGCCACATGTCTCAGATAGTTGATTTCTTTCGAAAGTTCAACATCGTTAGACGAGGTATGTAAAACTCTAAGTTAGAATAGCGTACATACCAACTTTTTGAGAAAAATCGCGACATGACTCTTTAAGCAGGGACGTGATTGCAAAGTTTtgcaaaaatattacatttttaggGAAAATCAGAgtttttagttattaaaacatgttaaaagtcAACtggttattttaatcattttcagttataaattaactgttatattgtgaattgtttaatatttttaagttaatatcaTTGCGTCTCCAAACTACCAACGTATCAACCAAATTATTGACATTATGAATGGATAATCTTTTCCAAATAATCCATGAAAATGCCATTAAGTAGTTAGCAGACAAAGAATTTCTCTTTGGCaacctttgtattttaaaatataattcacttaactgataaaaataataacaatttttattagttttatgatATCATTAATTTCAAATAGAGCATTGTTATTCTGAAATAACCTATATTTAAGACACCTAACGGTGTTATTTACAGGGACTAGAGTGGATAAAGATACATTAGCTAGAGAAATCATAATGTTACAACGGGatagttttattaaatgtgttgaatCTTTAACACAATGTTTATGTTCTGAGGACAAGATgcattacatttattaattaaataatacaagatACACAAGTAAACAAACACGATATTTGGTATTTTACACGATTCATAAACACTTATGTATAAAAATTTATGAACTATTTTTAAGTGCGTTCAAAACTTTATTTGAATTCTACGtgcttattttattataatggagGTTGCGATGTATACTACTGCACCGATCATAAATGggtaatattattataactaggCAGTATTTCCGTATctgagtaataaataaaacaactgcaatttccacaaaaataatgttttaaatttaaccagtaaaaattacaaacaaaaaggagtaagtttaaaatatcaaacaataaaaaaacatacttaaatatgttttcttcagCAAAACTCTCATGAGCATTGCAAAAGAAAAGCAAAGAACGTTTGTGA
Proteins encoded in this window:
- the LOC143251558 gene encoding protein FAM200C-like, coding for MLFARSLVIDTKGETNFNEVVTYFQENNIPLKNIIACATDGAPSMTGRYKGFIAHLKKAVPEVFCIHCVIHRQHLVAKKMSARLHDALTVVIQVVNHIKSNSLRDRLFHELCKQNGEEFERLVLHTEVRWLLKGNCLQRFIALWDSIVSFLANTQLGEQLLANKRDVFFLSNIFEKLNSLNKQLQGKDSDLISSKSAIAAFLRKLQLYKNNIRRRAFEQFPCLASVSSDLQDEDLALYGEYMENMHEDMQTRFSDLLMMVIPTWVSIPFEVNVAEIYISLQESLIELQSDEIMRAKFKDGKYNVWKTNDVATKYPLLWDKAQLYAIAFPTSYLVQSGFSRVSQL